In Mauremys mutica isolate MM-2020 ecotype Southern chromosome 16, ASM2049712v1, whole genome shotgun sequence, one DNA window encodes the following:
- the C16H12orf43 gene encoding protein CUSTOS isoform X2 translates to MKNSCFGKNKLQPVQPSLRQKVNDHDKDGNELQTTPEFRAHVAKKLGAMLDSYITVLEDSSGPAQTAMQTADSEDDGFRLFSSSVPGDCGKSKPLLSARRQRPSSSSELDSDQEWQRYQEAAVSAADILKQSAFSVMPPDSSQVHKQECTEHNQKKKKKRKKKARGEHNSEQKTAGCDQISNKTLSSIDGECTRQEGRCTEDTTLPSVVKKKKKMIRKEANDDSAL, encoded by the exons ACAGAAGGTGAATGACCATGACAAAGATGGCAACGAATTACAGACCACACCAGAGTTCAGAGCACATGTTGCAAAGAAACTGGGAGCAATGTTAGACAG CTACATCACTGTATTGGAGGATTCATCAGGTCCTGCACAGACTGCCATGCAAACAGCTGACTCTGAAGATGATG GCTTTCGCCTATTCTCTTCATCTGTTCCAGGAGATTGTGGGAAATCCAAACCTCTGCTCTCAGCCAGGAGGCAACgaccttccagttctag TGAGCTGGACAGTGACCAGGAATGGCAGAGATACCAAGAGGCTGCTGTGTCAGCAGCAGATATCTTGAAGCAAAGTGCTTTTTCTGTGATGCCTCCGGATTCCAGCCAGGTTCACAAGCAGGAGTGCACAGAGCACaaccaaaagaagaaaaagaaaaggaagaagaaagcTAGAGGAGAGCATAATAGTGAACAGAAGACAGCAGGATGTGACCAGATCAGCAACAAGACTCTATCATCCATTGATGGAGAGTGCACGAGGCAAGAAGGCAGATGTACAGAGGACACAACATTGCCTAGTGtggtgaagaagaagaaaaagatgaTCAGAAAAGAAGCAAATGATGATTCCGCTCTATGA